GCAACCGCCTTAGACCAATTGTTCGATGAATTAGGTGGAAAGCATCACTACGCGACACCTGTAGAAGAAATTGTGATCGAAAATAAAAGCACCACAGGCATTCAAGCAAACGGAGAATTCATAGCCGCAGATGCTGTGGTTTGCGGAGCTGACTTTCCTTACGCGATGGAAAACCTTATTCCAGATGAAAGCAAACGTGGAAAATATAGCAATAAAAAAATTGCCAATATGGATTATTCTTGCTCGTGCTTTCTACTTTATTTGGGATTAGATAAGAAGTACCCAGAAAGTACTTTGCATAGTATTTACTTTGCGGATGATTTTAGGAAAAATACGGATGACCTATTTGAAAACGGCGTACTACCTTCAGATCCTTCTTTTTATCTTTATCGTCCCTCACTAATGGACGAAACTTTGGCGCCAGAAGGAAAAGAAGGCTTGTATGTTTTAGTACCCGTGCCTGAACTATCAAAATACGATGACTGGACAAATGCAAGCACACAATCTTTTCGCGATCAAATCATCCGTCTAATAAAAGAACGATCCATTTTTACCGATATTGAAGAACATATTATTATGGAAGTTTGTTATACGCCAAAAGAATTTGAACAAAAATTTAACGCCTATTATGGCGCAACTTTTGGTTTAAAACCCACTCTGGCTCAAAGTAATTACTATCGCCCCCACAATAAATTTGATTATGCCGAGCGCCTATACTTTTGTGGGAGTAGCGCCCATCCAGGAGCAGGAGTCCCCATTGTTATGCAAAGCGCTAAACTTGCAGTAGAGGAGCTGACAAAAGATGACAGCACAGTATAATGATCATTTTGAAAAACGAAAGAAAGAATTTAACTATTGTGAAAATATCATTCAACATCATTCAAAATCGTTTTACGCCGCGTTTTCACAATTACCTAAAAAGAAGGCACAAAGCATTTATGCGATTTATGCTTTTTGCCGGATGGCAGATGATATCGTAGACGACAAAAAAGATGCCGAACAGTTAGAAGAATTATTTGAACAATTAGAGGCTTTCGAAGCAGGAGTTGTACCGAATGAACCTACTTGGTTAGCGTTAGAAGTGGTATTTGAAGAATTTCCCATGGATATCCATCCTTTCTATGACATGTTGGTTGGACAGCGAATGGATCTTAATTTTCAGCAACCCCAGTCCTGGCAAGAATTATTAGAATACGCCTACTATGTCGCAGGAAGCGTCGGGTTAATGCTACTACCCGTTTTATCAAATACTCCTGCACAAATCATTACGCCTGCAAAAAGACTCGGCGAAGCGATGCAGCTGACAAATATTTTACGAGACATTGGTGAAGACCTAAACATCGCAAGAATTTATTTACCCCAAAAAGAAATGCAGCGCTATAACCTAACAGTAGAAGACTTGCAAAAACAAAAAGTTACTAAAAATTTCATTGAATTATGGGAATCGATAGCCAAATATGCCGAAAAGCTTTATCGTGAATCCCTAGATATGATACCTTATATTGAAAAAGACGCCCGTAAAGCTTTGCTAAGTGCTATAATGATTTATAGCGAACTATTGCCAGAAATTAGGCGAAAGCAATATAATGTTTTCGAAAAAAGACAAGCCGTTAGTTTGCAGAGAAAATCAGAATTAATTCATTCACTCGAAAGTAGTATAGAAAAATAAGAACTTAGGTGACTTTATGTATGAAAAGATTTTAGATATAGCAGAGCAGCTATTTATGACACAAGGTTATCAAGCGACATCTACGAGACAAATCACAGAAATTTTAGGGGTAACCCAACCTACGATTTACTATCACTTCAAGAAAAAAGAAGATATTTACTATGCCGTGATGTTGCGTTTATCCAAAGATATTGAGCAAAATTTAACAAAATTTGTTGAAGACCCAACACAACAGTTAGAGTCAAAATTGATATCAATGGTAGAATTTTTGAGAGAAAAACACCCTTTTAATTTTTTCGTAATGATGCATGATGTTCAACACTCTTTGCCTAAGGAAATGACGACAAAACTTTATCAACTCTTTTCAAGCTCTTATAAGGGACCGTTTATTCGTTTACTAAAAGAAAATCGCGAGAAACTGCAAGCGTCCGTTGATATTGAATTTGCAGTAAGTCAGCTATTTATCTTAATGGCTTCGTATTTAGACAATACAAATCCAAAAGATAACATTTCGGAGATGATTTATCTGTATTTGCACGGGATATATAAGGAGTAGTTTTGTACGTTAAGGTTCTCAGTAAATAAAAAGCAAGAGGAAAGAAGCTTCATAAGCGAATAACTTCTTCCCTCTTGTTACAGTTCTCTTAATACGAGCTATTCTAACTACACTTGATTTGGCAATGAAAGGGAACGTATCTTTTTAATTATTTATTTTCCAGCGAAAGTCGGTTCAATTTTCGTTTTACCACCATATAACGGAAAACTAAAAAGAAAATAAATGACACGCCGAATCCTACAGTAACATCTGACAAGAAGTGGGCCCCTTGCATCATACGACTAAACATCAAAATAGCGGCATAAAAAGCAAGGGCTAAAAATACAGCTCCTTCTTTTGACTGCCATTTCGGATGGACCATCGCTAAGAAACTTAAACTTAACGTTGCACCGCCCCACATTGAGTGGCCTGAAGGAAATGATTTGATTTCATCATTTTCAGTGACAAAAGATAAGTATCTGTCCCCGTTGATTTGATACCAACGTGTAAATAAGTCAAAATCATCTTGCATTGAGCGAAAACGCACACGTCCAAAAATAGGTTTAACACCTTCTACAACCATCATGGCAAAAAATGTAGTTAATACAATACCAATTCCAGCCAAACGATAACGTTGCGCTAAAGAAGTTGGAATTTGCCGAACTAAATAAGCAATCAAAATAATGGCAAAAGCACTGTACACCAATCCCCATCCATAAAAATAATCATGAATCCAATAAACGCCCACTAAACTCCACAATACATAA
This region of Tetragenococcus osmophilus genomic DNA includes:
- a CDS encoding TetR/AcrR family transcriptional regulator, encoding MYEKILDIAEQLFMTQGYQATSTRQITEILGVTQPTIYYHFKKKEDIYYAVMLRLSKDIEQNLTKFVEDPTQQLESKLISMVEFLREKHPFNFFVMMHDVQHSLPKEMTTKLYQLFSSSYKGPFIRLLKENREKLQASVDIEFAVSQLFILMASYLDNTNPKDNISEMIYLYLHGIYKE
- a CDS encoding phosphatase PAP2 family protein is translated as MRKIYTTIGLILLVCLIIATYYDLQIDQALLREDNGFSYFFEYFAAGVIGTVIMIGSALVFWTLSFSETKPIVLIISGAVYVLWSLVGVYWIHDYFYGWGLVYSAFAIILIAYLVRQIPTSLAQRYRLAGIGIVLTTFFAMMVVEGVKPIFGRVRFRSMQDDFDLFTRWYQINGDRYLSFVTENDEIKSFPSGHSMWGGATLSLSFLAMVHPKWQSKEGAVFLALAFYAAILMFSRMMQGAHFLSDVTVGFGVSFIFFLVFRYMVVKRKLNRLSLENK
- a CDS encoding phytoene desaturase family protein, which encodes MKKIVIVGAGVAGLSAAVRLQKLGYDVHLYEKEANPGGKMNQIKQDGFTFDVGPTIVMMPEIYQEIFEFCERNPDDYIPMKKVDPLLELVFRGESPLLFSSDLPQLTKTLETISEEDAQGYFHFLADIYKRYLIAKKHFITQSFRNFWDFYNPKSLYAGLRLKTFSDAYSSISKFVKDDRLRKSLAFQTLYIGVSPYQGPSLYTMIPMIELFYGVHFIKGGMYTLATALDQLFDELGGKHHYATPVEEIVIENKSTTGIQANGEFIAADAVVCGADFPYAMENLIPDESKRGKYSNKKIANMDYSCSCFLLYLGLDKKYPESTLHSIYFADDFRKNTDDLFENGVLPSDPSFYLYRPSLMDETLAPEGKEGLYVLVPVPELSKYDDWTNASTQSFRDQIIRLIKERSIFTDIEEHIIMEVCYTPKEFEQKFNAYYGATFGLKPTLAQSNYYRPHNKFDYAERLYFCGSSAHPGAGVPIVMQSAKLAVEELTKDDSTV
- a CDS encoding phytoene/squalene synthase family protein is translated as MTAQYNDHFEKRKKEFNYCENIIQHHSKSFYAAFSQLPKKKAQSIYAIYAFCRMADDIVDDKKDAEQLEELFEQLEAFEAGVVPNEPTWLALEVVFEEFPMDIHPFYDMLVGQRMDLNFQQPQSWQELLEYAYYVAGSVGLMLLPVLSNTPAQIITPAKRLGEAMQLTNILRDIGEDLNIARIYLPQKEMQRYNLTVEDLQKQKVTKNFIELWESIAKYAEKLYRESLDMIPYIEKDARKALLSAIMIYSELLPEIRRKQYNVFEKRQAVSLQRKSELIHSLESSIEK